One genomic region from Cucumis melo cultivar AY chromosome 9, USDA_Cmelo_AY_1.0, whole genome shotgun sequence encodes:
- the LOC107990317 gene encoding uncharacterized protein LOC107990317 has translation MSNGKAWEDSRSPTNFQDGAGMRAKGPDGFSSLQDSLESRNVACGEFLGRLNESLVVWGDRLPIEARTLIIEFLVSLPPFVLSLLLFSASVILDFPLPSQFLLLLPLLRKPTACISTLFRLATQLALIFSSSISAKATDEYDRARKKVASFINAGDAKEIVFTKNATEAINLVAYSWGLANLKSEDEMILTVVEHHSAIVPWQLVTERTDAVLKFVSLGEHDVPNSLDLKEMFSTKTKLVVTHHVSNVLDLKLGAGNWRGNWFERCC, from the exons ATGTCGAACGGGAAGGCTTGGGAAGACTCCAGAAGCCCTACGAATTTCCAAGATGGGGCTGGAATGCGTGCGAAAGGCCCAGATG ggttttcatcccttcag GATTCACTTGAGAGCAGAAATGTTGCTTGTGGAGAATTTCTTGGTCGTCTTAATGAATCATTGGTAGTTTGGGGTGACAGATTACCAATTGAGGCAAG AACCCTAATCATTGAATTTCTTGTTTCTCTTCCACCCTTCGTGCTTTCTCTTCTCCTCTTCTCTGCTTCCGTAATCCTAGATTTTCCTCTCCCTTCTCAGTTTCTGCTTCTGCTTCCACTGCTAAGGAAACCGACAGCTTGTATCTCAACTCTCTTTCGCTTGGCCACACAACTCGCCCTGATTTTCTCATCCTCCATCAG TGCGAAAGCAACTGATGAGTATGATCGGGCAAGGAAGAAAGTTGCGTCCTTTATCAATGCTGGAGATGCTAAAGAGATCGTTTTTACTAAGAATGCAACTGAAGCTATCAATCTAGTGGCTTATTCTTGGGGCCTAGCGAATCTGAAATCGGAAGATGAG ATGATACTTACGGTTGTTGAACATCATAGTGCCATTGTTCCTTGGCAACTTGTAACTGAAAGGACTGATGCTGTTCTGAAGTTTGTAAGTTTAGGTGAACATGATGTCCCAAACTCACTAGACTTAAAGGAAATGTTTTCAACAAAAACAAAGCTTGTGGTTACCCATCATGTCTCAAATGTACTAG ATTTGAAGTTGGGCGCTGGCAATTGGAGAGGCAATTGGTTTGAGAGATGCTGTTGA